Proteins encoded in a region of the Nonomuraea helvata genome:
- a CDS encoding IclR family transcriptional regulator, whose translation MTDTAPPPPATENAEISEDADYAEDGSLQTLLRGLDVLQAVARMGGQATAKSLSRQLDLSLGRCYHILRTLKAAGYIVRLPGGRVDVGPHGAALGRQLGARFEPLPELFAVLARLHARTRETSYVSGWHHGVITLLQFIAGEQALGVRGLDVGYTDDLHARASCKAVLAHLPREQIEIMFRGVELRRLTAHTHGDVDSLTVELSNIRRQGFALDLEEFSEGICCASAAYFDHDGAPAGSYTVSVPVTRFRATQRDLIAAVQEVAAIATNLLRGHHLAVPGRG comes from the coding sequence CAGCGAGGACGCCGACTACGCCGAGGACGGCAGCCTTCAGACATTGCTGCGCGGTCTCGACGTGTTGCAGGCCGTCGCCCGCATGGGCGGCCAGGCCACGGCCAAGAGCCTCAGCCGGCAGCTCGACCTCAGCCTCGGCCGCTGCTACCACATCCTGCGCACGCTCAAGGCGGCCGGCTACATCGTGCGACTGCCCGGTGGGCGAGTCGACGTCGGCCCGCACGGCGCCGCCCTCGGCAGGCAGCTCGGTGCCAGGTTCGAGCCCCTTCCCGAGCTGTTCGCTGTCTTGGCCAGGCTGCACGCCCGGACGCGGGAGACCTCCTACGTCAGCGGCTGGCATCACGGCGTCATCACCCTGTTGCAGTTCATCGCCGGTGAGCAGGCGCTCGGTGTGCGCGGCCTCGACGTCGGCTACACCGACGACCTGCACGCCCGCGCCTCCTGCAAGGCGGTGCTGGCGCACCTGCCGCGCGAGCAGATCGAGATCATGTTCCGCGGGGTCGAGCTCCGGCGGCTGACCGCGCACACCCACGGCGACGTCGACAGCCTGACCGTGGAGCTCAGCAACATTCGGCGGCAGGGCTTCGCGCTCGACCTGGAGGAGTTCAGCGAAGGCATCTGCTGCGCCTCCGCCGCCTACTTCGATCATGATGGTGCTCCGGCGGGCTCGTACACGGTGTCGGTGCCCGTCACGCGGTTCAGAGCCACCCAGCGTGACCTGATCGCCGCGGTACAGGAGGTCGCCGCCATCGCGACAAACCTCCTGCGCGGTCATCACCTCGCCGTGCCCGGCCGCGGCTGA